The following proteins come from a genomic window of Neptunomonas concharum:
- a CDS encoding tRNA(Met) cytidine acetyltransferase TmcA: MSIVSHLIDQYRQDLQLPYVRGLAWITGTADWCYESVLAYLTQHPSAKSMVVSERDWDSLSVCSIRGAKGLLGQEFDILVYDGFSGINPDALGQVSGLIKGGGVCIFISSPADADTFFDDPQKEHLKVLPFALSAVGNYFLEHLKRCLLASSHILWIDQNKGCLSLPKPSHARPSLQSALLAQQTVVDQISASCLSQVYSAAVLLAPRGRGKSTALGKVAAKLNEAGLSVQVTAPTKLAVHPLFEQAGDTPHFALPADVPLHKDCADVLIIDEAAGISVNLLEAFALHYRHVVYATTTEGYEGTGRGFGLRFMARLVDLRPELDRYDLEKPIRWSDGDPLEALLNQILLLKHTPTQYAFMGNTHYREISPQELIDHPEKLSALFGLLVDAHYRTTPGDLRILLDSPNTTIWLAENNQQIVGALLIAIEGELDEALTEQIWQGRRRPRGHLIPQLLVAQEGHRSAGALRCLRVVRIAVVDEYRRQGVAMALIDHAETWAREKGVELMGAAFAAAPPLLSFWQANGYQVVRIGTQLDPVSGSYALLVLKGISRVGQEGVEEWRQKFFHDYPYIRKGWLHKISSSVETLLFNQAPTTVPDHLSEDRLWQNLYGFAFHHRPYESTAPTFARLVEVYPELYEKISSHLSRSLIETRVIQQQPEEAVMVNHGLANQKVLIAELRKATQQFCLIKDSLLIDKK, encoded by the coding sequence TTGAGCATCGTTAGCCATTTAATCGATCAGTACAGACAAGATCTGCAGTTGCCTTATGTTCGAGGTTTGGCCTGGATAACAGGAACCGCAGATTGGTGTTACGAAAGTGTTTTGGCGTACTTAACGCAGCATCCATCGGCTAAGAGCATGGTTGTTTCAGAGCGCGATTGGGATAGCTTGTCCGTATGCTCTATTCGAGGGGCGAAAGGCCTGTTAGGCCAAGAGTTTGATATTCTTGTGTACGACGGCTTTAGTGGTATTAACCCTGATGCCCTTGGACAAGTATCCGGTCTGATTAAAGGTGGTGGTGTTTGCATATTTATCTCCTCACCAGCGGATGCTGATACGTTTTTTGATGACCCCCAAAAAGAGCACCTTAAAGTACTGCCTTTTGCCTTGTCAGCGGTGGGTAACTACTTTTTAGAACACCTAAAGCGATGCCTATTGGCATCGTCGCATATCTTGTGGATTGACCAGAATAAAGGTTGTTTATCTCTGCCCAAGCCTAGTCACGCTCGACCATCTTTACAAAGTGCATTGTTAGCTCAGCAAACAGTGGTAGATCAGATTTCGGCCAGTTGTCTATCTCAAGTATATTCAGCAGCGGTGTTACTCGCCCCCAGAGGGCGGGGAAAGTCGACAGCATTAGGCAAAGTAGCAGCCAAATTAAATGAAGCGGGGTTGAGCGTTCAAGTAACAGCACCCACCAAATTGGCTGTTCATCCGCTCTTTGAGCAGGCTGGTGATACGCCGCACTTTGCGTTACCTGCTGATGTTCCCTTGCATAAGGACTGCGCTGATGTACTTATTATTGATGAAGCGGCGGGTATATCTGTCAACTTGCTAGAAGCGTTTGCGCTGCATTACCGCCATGTTGTCTATGCGACAACGACAGAGGGTTATGAGGGAACAGGGCGAGGGTTTGGCTTGCGTTTTATGGCTCGTCTAGTTGATTTACGCCCAGAGCTGGATCGCTATGACCTAGAGAAGCCGATTCGTTGGTCGGATGGTGATCCTCTAGAGGCGCTGCTTAATCAAATATTGCTACTGAAACATACCCCGACACAGTACGCTTTTATGGGTAATACCCATTATCGTGAGATAAGCCCGCAAGAGCTGATTGATCATCCTGAGAAATTATCGGCACTGTTTGGGTTGCTTGTAGATGCGCATTATCGAACAACGCCAGGTGACCTTCGTATTTTATTAGATAGTCCCAACACCACTATTTGGTTGGCGGAAAATAATCAACAGATTGTAGGAGCGCTACTTATTGCCATTGAAGGGGAGTTAGACGAGGCGCTAACAGAACAGATATGGCAAGGCCGTCGTCGGCCCCGAGGGCACTTGATTCCACAATTGCTGGTTGCTCAAGAAGGACACCGTAGTGCGGGTGCTTTAAGGTGTTTAAGGGTGGTGAGAATTGCTGTGGTTGATGAGTACCGACGGCAGGGTGTGGCGATGGCACTTATAGACCATGCAGAAACGTGGGCAAGGGAGAAAGGTGTAGAACTCATGGGCGCGGCTTTTGCGGCAGCGCCCCCTCTACTGTCCTTTTGGCAAGCCAATGGATATCAGGTTGTGCGTATAGGTACGCAGCTGGATCCTGTTAGTGGATCATATGCGTTATTGGTGCTTAAAGGTATTTCACGCGTAGGACAAGAAGGTGTGGAAGAATGGCGGCAGAAATTTTTTCACGATTATCCTTATATTCGAAAGGGTTGGTTGCACAAAATATCGTCATCAGTCGAAACGTTGCTTTTCAACCAAGCACCTACGACAGTGCCGGATCACTTGTCTGAAGATAGATTATGGCAAAACCTTTATGGCTTCGCTTTTCATCATAGGCCTTACGAAAGTACAGCGCCCACTTTTGCAAGGCTGGTTGAAGTATACCCCGAGTTGTATGAAAAGATTTCTAGTCATTTATCGCGTTCGTTAATTGAAACACGTGTGATACAGCAGCAGCCTGAAGAGGCCGTTATGGTTAACCATGGCCTTGCCAACCAGAAAGTGTTAATAGCTGAGCTACGAAAAGCGACTCAGCAATTTTGTCTAATTAAAGATAGCCTGCTAATCGATAAAAAATAG
- a CDS encoding GGDEF domain-containing protein: MATKQNTSLTHILWLAIGLCGLLFVSLVLPYVVYLPSNIGLVIKVLAFLGAATLVVWLTQFTYQQSTKVPVDKGTDMATGLPDNSKLLSKLELECRRCVREFVPLTVMLVGTPNPLAQNDLSALAQHLKQSVCRPGDVVARLSDTTFALLLPSTNELVQQLADRCLSTINELNLGEPVSIGVCTLQPTAELTVSFAIEKAQSQLNKALLEGGVVCFEAQEHTDPSVTYSY, translated from the coding sequence TTGGCTACGAAGCAAAATACATCGCTGACACACATCTTATGGTTGGCTATAGGTCTGTGTGGGTTGCTTTTTGTGTCGCTGGTTCTGCCTTATGTAGTCTATCTACCCAGCAACATAGGGTTAGTCATCAAGGTTCTGGCTTTTTTAGGCGCTGCTACATTGGTTGTTTGGCTTACCCAATTTACATATCAACAAAGCACTAAAGTCCCAGTTGATAAAGGGACGGATATGGCTACAGGTTTACCCGACAATAGCAAGCTTCTCTCGAAGTTGGAGTTAGAGTGTCGTCGCTGTGTGAGAGAGTTTGTACCTCTGACCGTTATGCTGGTAGGCACCCCTAACCCATTAGCCCAAAATGATCTTTCAGCACTGGCCCAACACTTAAAACAAAGTGTGTGTCGTCCGGGAGATGTCGTGGCTCGCTTGAGTGATACAACCTTCGCCCTCTTACTTCCCTCCACGAATGAACTGGTTCAGCAGTTGGCAGATCGTTGCCTGAGCACGATCAACGAGCTGAATCTTGGTGAGCCTGTGAGTATTGGCGTTTGTACTTTGCAGCCGACAGCCGAGCTGACGGTATCATTCGCAATAGAAAAAGCACAATCCCAACTGAATAAAGCGCTGCTTGAAGGCGGTGTTGTCTGCTTTGAGGCTCAGGAACATACCGACCCTTCTGTGACTTACTCCTACTGA
- a CDS encoding DUF924 family protein, translating to MRAEIDEILFYWFGELEEGFPATPKEGLWWQGSEAQDRDIERLFGAQVRSALRGELMDWKETPRGRLALVLLLDQFTRNIYRGTAEAFSGDGLALKLVKESLPLQHDCALEASERCFFYMPLEHSESLVDQNTCISCLEGLLAEVPKEHRHRIDNALDFAVQHRDIIQAFGRFPHRNDVLGRESTEEELAYLNQSHARWGQ from the coding sequence ATGAGAGCTGAAATAGACGAAATACTCTTTTATTGGTTTGGTGAGTTAGAAGAGGGCTTTCCGGCCACTCCCAAGGAGGGTTTGTGGTGGCAGGGGAGTGAAGCACAAGACAGAGACATTGAACGATTGTTTGGTGCACAAGTTCGCTCAGCCTTGCGGGGTGAGCTGATGGATTGGAAAGAGACGCCAAGGGGTCGTTTAGCCTTAGTGTTGTTGTTGGATCAATTTACACGGAACATCTATCGCGGAACCGCTGAGGCGTTTAGTGGTGATGGTTTAGCACTTAAGCTGGTGAAAGAGAGTTTGCCGCTGCAGCATGATTGTGCGTTAGAGGCGAGTGAGCGCTGCTTTTTCTACATGCCCCTTGAACACTCAGAGTCGCTAGTGGATCAAAATACCTGTATTTCGTGCTTAGAAGGGCTATTAGCTGAAGTGCCAAAGGAGCACCGTCATCGTATCGATAATGCATTAGATTTTGCAGTACAGCATCGTGACATCATCCAAGCTTTTGGTCGTTTCCCTCATCGCAATGATGTGTTGGGGCGCGAGTCAACAGAAGAGGAATTAGCTTATTTGAATCAGTCTCACGCTCGTTGGGGACAATAA
- the smrA gene encoding DNA endonuclease SmrA — MITQESSFLDEMKQEGVKPIKHSSHRARLARGEIDSETFIERRRAATDGDDSGLSLAPIPMLNPLDPVGWRHDGVQEGVYRNLRLARYAIDARLDLLGKTPMQARDELTNFIDECLRLNIRCFVINIGRGRSPTSSGNQLKTYLNAWLPQLPSVMAFHSAQSQHGGTGALYIMLRKSEQARLDNLEKHQKRR, encoded by the coding sequence ATGATCACTCAAGAAAGTAGCTTTTTGGATGAGATGAAGCAGGAAGGTGTGAAACCTATTAAACACAGTAGCCATCGAGCCCGGCTAGCGAGGGGTGAGATCGATAGTGAAACTTTTATTGAACGTCGAAGGGCGGCTACGGACGGAGATGATAGTGGCTTGTCTCTTGCTCCTATACCTATGCTTAACCCTCTTGACCCGGTTGGGTGGCGGCATGATGGTGTTCAGGAGGGTGTATACCGGAATCTACGCTTAGCCCGTTATGCGATTGATGCGCGACTGGATCTACTGGGGAAAACTCCGATGCAGGCGAGGGATGAATTGACCAACTTCATCGATGAATGCTTGCGTTTGAACATCCGTTGCTTCGTGATCAATATAGGGCGCGGGCGATCACCTACCTCTTCAGGTAATCAGCTAAAAACTTATTTAAACGCATGGCTACCCCAATTGCCGTCAGTCATGGCTTTTCACTCAGCCCAATCACAACATGGCGGAACAGGGGCTTTGTACATAATGTTAAGAAAAAGCGAACAAGCGCGTTTAGATAATCTAGAAAAACACCAAAAACGACGGTAA
- a CDS encoding YaiI/YqxD family protein, with protein sequence MHIWVDADACPRVIKDILFRAAERTQTPMTLVANQFLSTPPCPIITSVQVAAGFDVADNYIVQKAQPGDLVITADIPLASEVVDKKAVALNPRGELYTKENIRQRLSMRDFLDTLRSSGVDTGGPKSFSEQDRREFANQLDRLLAKLAR encoded by the coding sequence ATGCATATCTGGGTTGATGCCGATGCCTGTCCACGGGTCATTAAAGATATTTTATTTCGGGCCGCGGAGCGTACCCAAACCCCCATGACATTGGTCGCCAATCAGTTTCTATCAACACCACCTTGCCCAATTATCACCTCAGTACAAGTAGCAGCAGGCTTTGATGTGGCTGATAACTATATAGTACAGAAAGCCCAACCTGGGGATTTGGTCATTACCGCTGACATACCATTGGCCTCCGAAGTTGTCGACAAAAAAGCCGTTGCTCTCAATCCCAGAGGGGAGCTTTATACAAAAGAAAACATTCGACAACGGCTGTCTATGCGCGACTTTTTAGATACGCTAAGAAGCAGCGGTGTGGATACCGGTGGACCTAAAAGCTTTAGCGAACAAGATAGGCGTGAATTTGCGAACCAGCTTGATCGTTTGTTAGCCAAACTGGCCCGGTAA
- a CDS encoding DUF1285 domain-containing protein, protein MKLDKPTFDFTQVSRQIDEASGKGHPPLDKWNPEFCGDINLRIKRDGTWLYEGTPIGRASMVKLFSTVLWKEGDAYFLKTPVEKVGIQVDDVPFHFIHMEVCGSGDDQVLLFTSQTGDRIEASKQFPLRVETSTESGEPSPYLAVRYGMEGLINRTVFYELVSLAQEEEVNGISCLVVHSHGERFILGQNE, encoded by the coding sequence ATGAAGCTGGATAAACCGACATTTGATTTTACTCAAGTGAGCCGACAGATAGATGAGGCTTCAGGTAAAGGTCATCCCCCCTTAGATAAATGGAACCCTGAATTTTGTGGCGATATTAATCTTCGCATCAAACGAGACGGAACATGGTTATATGAAGGTACACCGATTGGTAGAGCCTCGATGGTTAAACTGTTTTCGACGGTTTTGTGGAAAGAGGGTGACGCGTATTTTTTAAAAACTCCTGTAGAAAAGGTAGGTATACAGGTTGATGATGTGCCTTTTCACTTCATACATATGGAAGTGTGCGGCTCAGGTGATGATCAGGTACTGTTATTTACCAGCCAAACAGGAGATCGTATTGAGGCGAGCAAGCAGTTTCCTCTACGAGTCGAGACGAGCACTGAGAGTGGCGAGCCCTCCCCCTATTTGGCTGTACGTTATGGTATGGAAGGGCTGATTAACCGTACCGTTTTTTATGAGTTGGTGAGTTTAGCTCAAGAGGAAGAGGTAAACGGGATCTCCTGCTTAGTTGTTCACAGCCATGGGGAGCGCTTTATCTTAGGGCAGAATGAATAA
- a CDS encoding methylenetetrahydrofolate reductase, giving the protein MNPTLKSRFSDPSRGVYFVGTTPPKDNTSQENVSDIADKLLGRLSAIDYDGMIVYDIQDESSRTDKPRPFPFMKTYDPREYSRIIREKSQHPVITYKSVSQRDRADFDNWLEEAWEHYGIRDIVMVGSPSSDGEVRLSLNEAYKALAEHRADYNLGGVTIAERHAKKGDEHLRLMQKGDQGCTFFVSQAVYNAQATIDMLSRYARECKEREVEPRRVILTFTPCGSAKTLEFMEWLGISVPEATRYRVLDAHNPLAESIRVCRSNLEQILEACLPLGIPLGLNIESLTNRKDEIDASIRLFKLLKATLDLKLAEQTL; this is encoded by the coding sequence ATGAACCCTACGCTTAAATCTCGTTTTTCTGACCCATCCCGCGGCGTCTACTTCGTGGGTACAACGCCTCCTAAAGACAATACATCGCAGGAGAATGTCAGTGATATTGCCGATAAACTGTTAGGGCGTCTATCAGCCATCGACTATGACGGTATGATTGTCTACGATATTCAGGATGAGAGCAGCCGCACGGATAAGCCTCGCCCCTTCCCATTCATGAAAACCTATGATCCCCGTGAATACTCGCGCATCATTCGTGAGAAATCCCAACATCCAGTGATCACTTACAAAAGCGTCTCACAAAGAGATCGAGCTGATTTCGATAACTGGCTAGAAGAGGCATGGGAACATTATGGTATTCGAGATATTGTCATGGTCGGTAGCCCATCATCTGACGGAGAGGTGCGTTTATCACTCAATGAGGCCTATAAAGCGTTGGCAGAACATCGTGCCGATTACAATCTTGGTGGTGTCACCATTGCAGAACGCCATGCAAAAAAAGGGGATGAGCATCTACGTTTAATGCAAAAAGGGGATCAAGGCTGTACTTTTTTTGTTTCCCAAGCCGTTTACAATGCGCAAGCCACGATTGATATGCTGAGCCGGTACGCTCGCGAGTGCAAAGAAAGAGAGGTTGAACCGCGCCGTGTGATTCTCACCTTTACTCCTTGCGGAAGTGCGAAAACCTTGGAATTTATGGAGTGGCTGGGGATCTCTGTCCCAGAAGCGACACGCTATCGGGTTCTGGATGCGCATAACCCTCTTGCTGAGTCTATTCGGGTTTGCCGAAGCAATCTGGAGCAAATCCTTGAAGCTTGCTTACCTCTAGGTATTCCATTGGGTCTGAATATAGAGAGTTTGACTAATCGTAAAGATGAGATCGATGCCTCCATTCGTTTATTTAAACTCCTGAAGGCAACACTGGACCTCAAGTTAGCTGAGCAAACCCTCTAA
- a CDS encoding retropepsin-like aspartic protease — protein MQKKKCKRCQQIRVVAILFCMIAVLLLLMMGKAQAEIYHYTDSKGKKIYVGSLSKVPREYLDQIKLQNPSAQVSNTSQFSESNKKASSSLKGRSDLRRLQRMLNMMETPVVIKNNQVLVPVSVTYQGKSTDVTLLMDTGASGTVFHRDALERLNADSEFSGYARVAGGGVIKVSSLELDRIKVGPFQAKNIRSSVIDNKAPGGAFDGLLGMDFLMNVEYELDKQRQVIIWTPKRYQEVSDALQKLSSAQE, from the coding sequence ATGCAAAAGAAAAAATGCAAACGTTGTCAGCAAATCAGGGTAGTCGCTATCCTGTTTTGCATGATAGCAGTGTTATTGCTACTCATGATGGGTAAGGCTCAGGCGGAGATTTACCATTACACGGATAGTAAAGGTAAGAAGATTTATGTAGGTAGCTTAAGTAAAGTACCGAGGGAGTATTTGGATCAAATTAAGTTACAGAACCCGTCGGCACAGGTCAGCAATACCAGCCAATTTTCTGAATCTAACAAGAAAGCCTCCTCCTCACTAAAAGGACGGTCTGATCTGCGCCGTTTACAGCGCATGTTAAATATGATGGAAACACCGGTGGTTATTAAGAACAATCAGGTTTTGGTGCCTGTTTCAGTAACCTACCAAGGAAAAAGTACAGATGTGACGCTATTAATGGATACCGGAGCCAGTGGCACGGTGTTTCATCGAGACGCTTTAGAGCGTTTAAATGCGGACAGCGAGTTTTCGGGGTACGCGAGAGTAGCTGGTGGAGGCGTGATTAAGGTCAGTAGTCTTGAACTGGATCGTATCAAAGTAGGGCCTTTTCAGGCGAAAAACATCCGCTCATCGGTGATCGATAATAAAGCACCTGGCGGCGCCTTTGATGGTCTGCTGGGAATGGATTTTTTGATGAATGTTGAATATGAGCTAGATAAGCAGCGGCAGGTGATCATCTGGACACCCAAGCGATACCAAGAGGTATCCGATGCGCTGCAGAAGCTCAGCAGCGCTCAGGAATAG
- a CDS encoding translation initiation factor Sui1, which produces MASLQDQLSRLVYSTENGDTCPDCRQAKDRCCCSENADEARLASLDGIVRIRRETSGRKGKGVTTVSGVPLDSNKLKQLAKQLKQHCGTGGSLKEAVIEIQGDHRDTLKAFLEKKGYKVKLAGG; this is translated from the coding sequence ATGGCATCATTACAGGATCAACTTAGTCGATTGGTTTACTCCACAGAGAATGGCGATACGTGCCCAGACTGTCGCCAGGCCAAAGATCGCTGTTGTTGTAGCGAAAATGCTGATGAGGCGCGTCTTGCTTCATTAGATGGTATTGTCCGGATTCGTAGAGAAACATCAGGCCGCAAGGGTAAAGGCGTGACGACGGTGTCCGGTGTGCCATTAGACTCGAATAAGTTGAAACAACTTGCAAAGCAACTCAAGCAACATTGTGGTACGGGTGGGTCTTTGAAAGAAGCTGTTATTGAGATTCAGGGAGATCATCGAGATACACTTAAGGCGTTTCTTGAGAAGAAAGGATATAAGGTTAAGCTGGCGGGAGGCTAG
- a CDS encoding deoxyguanosinetriphosphate triphosphohydrolase, whose amino-acid sequence MMQWDKLLTIKRHGHELVGLPEVGRSHFHKDHDRIVFSSAFRRLGRKTQVHPLALNDHIHTRLTHSIEVGSVGRSLGIRVGELLAERLPPWANSHDMGMIVQSACLAHDIGNPPFGHAGEYAIRDWFKQPQHTRFLEPLSPLERLDLETFEGNAQGFRVVTCIENHLYDGGLRLTYPTLGTLLKYPWTATHATGKGKFSSYLTEVETLDKLGRELGLVSLGQHHWCRHPLAYLMEAADDICYTILDLEDAIELNILTFDSIKPILLQLCGDEEFEDAIFHSQASARRKISALRGKAIENMVNSAVSAFIGNYDAIMSGDYQGELLSDGDKGVKEGVGAAKTLAKMKVFPDTRKTELEVGAYSCLGTLLEAFCHAVYEQHQKGGSEDLSYRSEKIISLMSIHAPDPSWSLYHAYMRALDFISGMTDNYAAYLARQIGGLSR is encoded by the coding sequence ATGATGCAGTGGGATAAACTGCTAACTATCAAGCGCCATGGTCATGAGTTAGTAGGACTGCCCGAAGTGGGGCGCAGTCATTTTCATAAGGATCATGATCGGATTGTGTTTTCCAGTGCATTTCGTCGTTTAGGGCGAAAAACGCAAGTTCACCCACTCGCTTTGAATGATCACATTCACACACGTCTGACCCACTCTATCGAGGTAGGTAGTGTCGGTCGGAGTTTAGGTATTCGGGTGGGCGAGTTGTTAGCTGAACGATTGCCGCCTTGGGCGAACTCACATGATATGGGGATGATTGTTCAGTCAGCCTGTCTTGCTCACGATATTGGTAATCCTCCTTTCGGACATGCAGGTGAGTATGCGATTCGAGATTGGTTTAAGCAGCCTCAACATACACGTTTTTTGGAGCCTCTTTCTCCTTTAGAGCGCTTAGATCTTGAAACCTTTGAGGGTAATGCACAGGGTTTTCGGGTTGTAACTTGCATTGAAAACCACCTATATGACGGTGGGCTTCGTCTTACGTATCCAACGCTGGGTACGTTGCTTAAATACCCTTGGACGGCTACGCATGCTACGGGAAAAGGTAAATTCAGCAGTTACCTTACAGAAGTAGAGACCTTAGATAAACTAGGTCGCGAGCTAGGTTTGGTGTCTTTAGGCCAGCACCATTGGTGCCGTCACCCCTTGGCCTACTTGATGGAGGCTGCGGATGATATTTGCTATACCATTCTTGACCTTGAAGATGCGATAGAACTGAACATTCTTACGTTTGACTCGATTAAGCCTATTTTGCTGCAGCTATGCGGGGATGAAGAGTTTGAGGATGCTATCTTCCACTCTCAAGCATCGGCCCGTCGAAAGATCTCGGCGCTTCGGGGTAAGGCTATTGAGAATATGGTTAACTCGGCAGTGAGTGCATTTATTGGCAACTATGATGCGATTATGTCCGGTGACTATCAAGGTGAGCTGTTAAGTGATGGTGATAAGGGTGTGAAAGAAGGGGTCGGGGCGGCTAAAACATTAGCGAAAATGAAGGTTTTCCCCGATACGCGAAAAACTGAATTGGAAGTTGGTGCTTACAGTTGTCTAGGGACTTTATTAGAGGCATTCTGCCACGCCGTTTATGAGCAGCATCAAAAGGGTGGCAGCGAAGATTTGAGCTATCGTAGTGAAAAAATTATCAGCTTAATGAGTATTCATGCCCCAGATCCGAGTTGGTCGTTGTATCATGCTTATATGCGCGCGTTGGATTTTATCAGCGGTATGACAGATAACTATGCTGCCTACTTAGCGAGGCAAATTGGCGGCTTATCACGGTAG
- a CDS encoding methyl-accepting chemotaxis protein, translating to MSKLKLKHKMLLLTILPLVISTVVVMLVVRQQLVDLGNTEISHTRSAMMLSKQETLKNYMDMAYSAVMPLVSAASDPQSEEVKKQAANILRELSYGEKKDGYIFAYDFDGVGFANRPKPALEGKNLIGLKDTNGVLIIKDLIDAAKQGGGFVTYVWNKPSKNADVEKLSYALAVPGLNWMIGTGFYIDDIDDAVAAAQKRIDDEVSSTMVVIALIGLGILIFFVLASLYIASKVTNPLRETADALIDISQGEGDLTRRLVVSTSDEVGMVAQGFNDFVIKIQNLVTELKSGVEDLSRSTGKMSGVVDKTHSDVQSQRHETAQAAAAVHQMAAAAQEVAGNAVGAASAAQEADDETNSGQKVVEETIDAIQKLSNDLNRASDVIGQLGLDADKIGTVVNVIKEIADQTNLLALNAAIEAARAGEYGRGFSVVADEVRTLANRTQQSTQEIQNMIERLQAGAKEAVGVMETSRKQGESTVERAAKASDSLNVITGSVSTITQMNTQIASAAEEQTAVADEISQSVQQIADIAEHAAANADDLSQTTNEMSMLEGRLKQIVSQFKV from the coding sequence ATGAGTAAACTCAAACTCAAACACAAGATGCTTTTGTTGACTATTTTACCCCTTGTCATATCAACAGTTGTTGTCATGTTGGTGGTCAGGCAGCAGCTAGTGGACTTGGGTAATACCGAAATTTCTCATACGCGCTCGGCTATGATGCTATCTAAGCAAGAAACCCTGAAAAACTATATGGATATGGCCTACTCCGCGGTTATGCCGCTTGTTTCAGCTGCATCAGATCCGCAGTCCGAGGAAGTTAAAAAGCAAGCAGCTAACATACTGCGTGAACTCAGCTATGGTGAGAAAAAAGATGGATATATCTTTGCCTATGATTTTGATGGCGTTGGCTTTGCCAACCGACCCAAGCCTGCGTTGGAAGGTAAAAATCTGATCGGGCTTAAAGATACAAATGGCGTTCTTATTATCAAGGACCTCATTGATGCAGCAAAGCAAGGTGGGGGATTTGTAACCTACGTTTGGAATAAACCCTCAAAAAATGCAGATGTTGAGAAACTGAGCTATGCGTTAGCCGTTCCAGGTTTAAACTGGATGATCGGGACGGGGTTTTATATTGATGATATTGACGATGCGGTTGCTGCGGCTCAAAAACGTATCGATGATGAGGTATCCTCTACCATGGTGGTCATTGCTCTGATTGGTTTGGGGATATTGATCTTTTTCGTTTTAGCTTCTCTCTATATTGCGTCTAAAGTGACAAACCCGCTTCGTGAAACGGCAGATGCTCTGATCGATATTAGCCAAGGTGAGGGCGACCTGACCCGACGTTTGGTCGTTAGCACTTCGGACGAGGTTGGAATGGTGGCTCAGGGGTTTAATGATTTTGTTATTAAAATTCAGAATCTCGTTACGGAACTAAAAAGCGGTGTTGAAGATTTATCTCGCTCTACTGGGAAAATGAGTGGGGTGGTTGATAAAACCCACTCAGATGTACAAAGCCAGCGACATGAAACGGCTCAAGCGGCAGCAGCAGTGCACCAAATGGCCGCCGCCGCGCAGGAAGTTGCGGGCAACGCGGTGGGTGCGGCATCAGCAGCCCAAGAGGCTGACGATGAAACCAACAGCGGCCAAAAAGTCGTCGAAGAAACCATTGATGCAATTCAGAAACTCTCTAATGATTTGAACCGGGCCTCAGATGTTATCGGGCAATTGGGTTTGGACGCCGATAAGATTGGTACTGTGGTGAATGTTATTAAAGAGATTGCCGATCAAACAAACCTGCTTGCGTTAAATGCAGCAATAGAAGCTGCACGTGCTGGGGAATATGGGCGTGGTTTCTCCGTAGTGGCTGATGAAGTACGCACGTTAGCTAATCGAACACAGCAAAGTACCCAAGAGATTCAAAATATGATTGAACGGCTTCAGGCGGGTGCTAAAGAAGCGGTAGGGGTGATGGAAACCAGTCGCAAACAGGGTGAATCAACGGTGGAAAGGGCTGCGAAGGCGAGCGATTCACTTAATGTGATTACAGGATCAGTGAGCACAATCACACAGATGAACACTCAAATTGCCAGTGCTGCAGAAGAACAAACGGCCGTGGCAGATGAAATCAGCCAAAGCGTTCAACAGATCGCAGATATAGCCGAGCATGCCGCTGCAAATGCTGATGATTTGTCTCAAACAACTAACGAAATGTCTATGTTGGAAGGACGGCTCAAGCAGATTGTGAGCCAGTTTAAAGTCTAA